TCGTAGGAGGGTCGGGCGTAGGCGAGCCGCCCACGACCGCCGCCTACCCCCTTGAGAAGGACTCTCGGGCAATGGACGCGGGGAGTCTATCGTCCggaaagaaaccagtcctcgagtcgggaggcgcaccttcatgttcctggtgcgcctcagacgggGTGTAGGGATTTTAatggtcccctgaggtgggtccttagcaagcgccgctggctgggttgcgcgaacgtgtttggccccgtagcccagccaccaggcgatgcgtggaacatcgtggggttttagtcggtaagagtccgacataacctccgtacctccccgggtgcggtggcatccatgaggatttccccacggaaaaaaaaaaaaaggtacttgATTAGTCGGTAAGtacccgaggccgtggcgtgagtccacgtccaggggatgattcgctaactcagtgtctatcgATGAACGTTGGACAACTACATTGGTTGGTTATACATTGCTACTTCACTGAGTGAcatcaaaacaatttttcgtagaaaaccttcaatggattaaaaataaatgccaaatGACATCGATGGCTACCATTCTatgttggacactgagttagggaATCACCCCACAGGTGAAGGCGAAGACGCTGTAGAGATGTTGAAAGATTGTGCTGTTCGAGAGTGGTACTCACGGGTTGCGTGGGAGGTCCCTTGTCGTCCTCTTCTTCGTTGAAGGCGGGCAGCAGGTCCTCGCGGCCGTGGTACTTGTAGCAGTTGATGACGATCTGCCGCAGCGCGTGCGTCCAAGACATCTGTGCACCAATGCAACTATATAGGCCTGGATTTCTacgttatttattatattaataagggCGTCCGGAGCAAGTTCAAGCACATTGGAATAACGACGCGTTTTATGCCAACGTGCTTGAAACTTCCTATGGCTCAGACAcgaccgaaattaataataaatcctTCTAAAATCTGTCAATAAGTTGtttagcaacattgttattcGCTGAATGCTCTTGTATAAggacaaggcatacagcattatGCCGAGCTGGAACCATTTTCGGGTTGTGCCCtacagtggcaccgattccgttgtctttctcttaactaaatttagagtatctgcatccttttctttttaacaatgctaaaaagggacagaacatgaccttaacatttaaagactctaaattttagtgcacgctacaaatttaaacagtgggctcgcgactgtgcgctaaaatcacggattttaccatctaaaaataaaatttaaaactgtcaaactgcgtctggccttttcatattacattgtgctcagaatcagtaccaatgtcacactataatattccggcgcttctgcttgaggcattttggctttaatgctcaagtggtGGAAGCGCCAGGATAACCAACCcttaatagtacgcgacaagtcgatatggtaaagtctgttcactaacatagtATCGCTACCCAAtttgtgtttgtattttattacaataaccataagaataatatagtattctattttattcttagaatagtaaacatttatttatcaaacgcagtgaaaaataacataataaaagcaaaatattaaGTGTGCCTGCGGGCGTAGCGACACTAAATCAGCGAACAGACTTTAATTTGGGTATAATGCGGGGagacgcgccgcacacccgcacgacgcccgcaccggcttagcgcgggggctgtgcgagtgtgcggggttGTACCCCTACATGACTAAAAGTTCAGCGATAGTACCTTCTGTTTCTCGTCCTCGGACCGCGCGTCCATCCGCACGTTGGCCCACGGCAGGTCCTTGGGCCACCACGGCGGCCGCGTCGACTCGCGGCCCCAGCCCGGCTTGCCGCGCACTGTCGGATACCAGTATGCGATTTACACATAGAGGAACAAAGAGTTGCCCTAatgtcctatataaaatagtGGATCGGAAACTAGCTCAAGCTTACCGAAATTTTCATAAGTGTGTAAGAGACAACACTTCATTTTAACATAACTATAAAAACAGGGTTTCGGCACAATCCGCCATTTGCTGTGCCAGCGTAAGtacttgtttttcttgtaaataaataacctaatctTTTGTTATGACAGCTGATTATAGCTGATACGGATACGGATTATTAGAATTTCGCATCCGTGGATGCGGATTCGGATGtatgaattaatgcgaatgttccgaatttgcggatgcggatgcttATATCCTTAACACCCCTGTTGGATACCATTGtatactttttgattggtcagttagcgaacgaagatatcaacaaatatgaatccgcatccgcaaaagctccgcattgattgatgcggatgtctgaatgaATGCGGATGTTCCGGATGCGGATGCGTATATCCGTAACACTCACCCATGGAGTACTTCAGCATGAGCGGTATGAAGGCGCGCAGCTGCGCCTGCGTCATCTTCTCCACGGGGGTGGGGATGCCGTCGATGATGAGGGGCGGCAGCTCGAACAGCGAGGGGTCGTcttgcggcggcggcggcgcctgCGGGCACCCGCCCAGCCCGAACTGACGCTCGTTATTAACTCTAGCTCTCTTAACTTATCTATGTCTATGCCTTAACAAAGGTCTTCTGCGAGGCGTGCAACGTGAGGCCCGAGTCCCGACCAGCAAGAGAGCGTGTACTATGTAGACACCACTGCTTGTGTGAAccatgaatcagtacccttattataaatgcgaaagtgtgtttgtttgttggtttgtccttcaatcgcgtcgcaacagagcaacggattgacctgattttttgcatgggtatagttagacaccagcagggcgattggctaaaacctgcatcaatcattattacaatctcaattgttctgattggctgaatttgtgcgattcttgttgcaacaatgcattgtggccaatagtgagcgagcattaaccaatcagagatgattgcgatcgtgacattgtagctgtcaaacaaccgcggtagagccactggagagtgacataagctactttttattccggaaaatcaaagattttctacgggattttaaaaaacctaaattcacaagatcgtaagtcgcgggcatcagatagtgtATAATAAAAGTCGATCAAGCACTCCTAATACCACTAATATTGCTATGCTACTTCGACTATTAGAGCAAGGTCGACCTAGTGATGTCCGACCTCTCGCTCGGCAGTCGAAGTGGGATAGCGATAAGAAGTAATTTGCTTCAAGTGGGTATTACGAGTGCTCTACCCATAGGGTACACATATATAGATTCATGGTTTGAACATGGGTTTGTCGCGCTGCACGCCCCACCTCTACTAAGACTGGGTGTCTTCTGTCGCTTGTCGCGAGTAGCTAGCACCGACCTGTTAGCGCTGGCAATCATCGCGAGACtcaaaaacacttgtaaaagtttatttgaataaaaatatatctattcTGTCCTATAAAAGAAGAAAACCAGCCTAAAGTTCGAACAGatactttttaaattaatagggtcttggactgtagtagtaaaatgatatgattttttattgaaaataaaataaaaaaaaccagccaagtgcgagtcaggctcgcacactgagggttccgtaccacagtcgtattttttcgacagtttgcacgataattcaaaaactatgatgcataaaaatatataaaaatctgttttagaatgcacaggtaaagacctttcatatgataccccacttgatatagacactcacttcgaaagttgaaaatactaattattagttcatgaccacaatttaattttttttgtgtgatctaaccctaaattcatgattttcagatttttccccaaatgtcagctatacctacctgccaaatttcatgattctaggtcaacgggaagtaccctgtaggtttcatgacagacagacaacaaagtgatcctataagggttccgtttttccttttgaggtaccctaaaaatcatgatttttatgttTGTGTGGTGTGTGTATACGTGTGGTGTGTGATACGGTGTGCAGTATGTCTGAGTGGATGGGTACCTGCTGCGCGAGCGCGTTCTCGAGCTCCTCCATGATCATGCAGCGCAGATTGCGAACGACGTCTTCAAGGGGCTTCGCGCCGAACACTCGGTATGACGTGTTGGGCTTGCCGGGCGTGGCTACCAGCACCACGGCCTGTTGGCCGACGCGGGTCGCGAATTCTTCAATGGTTTGCTGGTAAAGAGGGGCCCAACCTTAATTTTCTTGTACATATATAAAATATCAGAAAGAAATTGTATCACAGCACTGCAGTGacgaccacgaccgctctgtcAAGAGTGTAACGACaaaaaagaagataaaataTGCTTAAAAAAGTTTAAACAAATTCCAAAATGGCATCCCAGACTCCAAAATGGAGCCATTTCAATGTTTTTAAGTCCAGGTAGGCTGAAACCATTCAAATAAACATCATTGTTTGGGAGACAGGATTGGGGATTATTGACAGTGGGAAAGTACTATCTTAAAGGGCTTCCAAGATGCTCAAGCGAATTGGCGTCAAGAATTTTACGCTTGAGCCAAACATTTTGAACATTTACCATGTTTGCTTGATGTTTGAGTCGAGCATTACGTGTTTGacggtgattgatgcgattttacaTTTTTGATTGACACTATGTTCGAGATATGAGATAAGTGTTGTTAAACTTACTCTGAGTTTTCTAAGTAGCCTGTTCTGGTGTCTCTTCCTAACTGAGGGATTTGTTTCGAAGGAGTGCGGCCTCTTGCGTTTCTTTGAAGAGGCTATTGCAGCTGCGGCGGCCATGCCCACGGGCCCTGGGTAACAACATTAATTGAACAATTTTACTTCACGATTTTAACTGAGTCATCGAGTTATCTGTGTCTGGTGTTTCGCTCGCACATACAGGTCGTAggagtgcgagcgaaacagacagataactcgaagactcagtttaaaatgcgtcgactatagtctaAACCAACTGCTCATTTTTTGCGTGACTTTTGTGACTCGTACTGTAAGTTCGGCTACATAGGCATCATCAGAAATTTTCTGTCCCACTCACATTGCGAACATCAGAAGTGTAAGCCAGATCCGGCAACATTCTGACAGCCGGCAGTATTCTGCGGAGTCTAGTAAAAATGTACAAGCAGTATTTTTGGGCCCACGTTACAATTTTTTCTGACAAAAAATTTGTGATAATATTTGGCTGGTCTAAAGGTCCCAACGCACTTAAGTAGTGCTGTCGCGTCGTACGGCGCAGCGCAAATGCGTTTAGACCTAGGTCGTCCTCGAGCCGCGCCGCTCAGCCCACACCCGTCTTTACCTGCAGCCGCCAGCTGCTTGGTGACCTCGTCGCTCATGGCGTTCTTGATGACGTCAGCGCTGTCGTCGTACCCTGAGCCGGCCGGCGACGACACGCACTCGTCCTCGTCCTCCGAGCCGCCGCTCAGCCCACACCCGTCCACTTGTGACATGTCCTGTACACCCAAACAAGTTATCTGTAGATCCAGGTCCAAACATTCCGGAGTAAGCCTTGCGAAGACCCTCGCGTATCCATAGTAAGCAAGGGCCAAACGAGATTTAGCTAATCCACACTCTTCATTTATTCAGTTGACCACAAGACATAAGTACTATAACCAATTCAGTagcttatagaatagaatatatttttatccacGTAAACTGTAAAAGTTCACTTGAAGTGCTTTGAAATCGTCAACTAGTCTAAtttatcactggttcggaatgccgttcctaccgagcagaactagcaagaaactcggcggttggttttcaagtgatcaaattacaatattattatttgtggcTTGGACAAAGCCATCCAAATACTAGCTTACATTGACATCTCCTTTTgtgttgatattataatatgtaccaaAAATCTCTGCCCACAACTTGAGGCTAAAACTGAGTTACCAACACCTCATATAAAATGACCTAGACACACTGAGGGAGTGAATAGTGAATAGTGAATATCAGtactacaaatattattttcaatctgTATTCACTGTTAATTAACAAGTCACTTTGTATCCATTACTAAAAACACACTAGAATTTGTAGACAACTTAGTAAACTTGTTACCTCTTCAGCCATGTCCATATCTTCAGTGCTAACAGCGGAGTTCATTTTGTGATCCTAGGTCTGAGTCTAGCCAGAGCCTACAAGAACCATGAGCTTGCCACCTGACGCCACCAATCTTGTTGTCTTTGGTTGATATCTGTTCTTCACCACCTAGGTTTTTAAgcatttttacataaagattcAGAG
This genomic stretch from Maniola hyperantus chromosome 2, iAphHyp1.2, whole genome shotgun sequence harbors:
- the ewg gene encoding DNA-binding protein Ewg isoform X5 — protein: MNSAVSTEDMDMAEEDMSQVDGCGLSGGSEDEDECVSSPAGSGYDDSADVIKNAMSDEVTKQLAAAGPVGMAAAAAIASSKKRKRPHSFETNPSVRKRHQNRLLRKLRQTIEEFATRVGQQAVVLVATPGKPNTSYRVFGAKPLEDVVRNLRCMIMEELENALAQQAPPPPQDDPSLFELPPLIIDGIPTPVEKMTQAQLRAFIPLMLKYSMVRGKPGWGRESTRPPWWPKDLPWANVRMDARSEDEKQKMSWTHALRQIVINCYKYHGREDLLPAFNEEEDDKGPPTQPMSQYAPAVLQTITNPDGTVSLIQVDPNSPIITLPDGTTAQVVSIHSGTDGSGVVQALDGDGAVAVDLNAVAEATLNHDGQIILTGEDGHGYPVSVSGVITVPVSASVYQSMVASMQQQDGVCMAPLVQMEQNGEGLEAISMGGGVAQVMLQGNGETQVLQVLSLKDATVLTKAMQQVKSEREAVATDS
- the ewg gene encoding DNA-binding protein Ewg isoform X6, with product MNSAVSTEDMDMAEEDMSQVDGCGLSGGSEDEDECVSSPAGSGYDDSADVIKNAMSDEVTKQLAAAGPVGMAAAAAIASSKKRKRPHSFETNPSVRKRHQNRLLRKLRQTIEEFATRVGQQAVVLVATPGKPNTSYRVFGAKPLEDVVRNLRCMIMEELENALAQQFGLGGCPQAPPPPQDDPSLFELPPLIIDGIPTPVEKMTQAQLRAFIPLMLKYSMVRGKPGWGRESTRPPWWPKDLPWANVRMDARSEDEKQKMSWTHALRQIVINCYKYHGREDLLPAFNEEEDDKGPPTQPMSQYAPAVLQTITNPDGTVSLIQVDPNSPIITLPDGTTAQVIHSGTDGSGVVQALDGDGAVAVDLNAVAEATLNHDGQIILTGEDGHGYPVSVSGVITVPVSASVYQSMVASMQQQDGVCMAPLVQVRRRHRPHTLAHPTLVKIEID
- the ewg gene encoding DNA-binding protein Ewg isoform X2 — protein: MNSAVSTEDMDMAEEDMSQVDGCGLSGGSEDEDECVSSPAGSGYDDSADVIKNAMSDEVTKQLAAAGPVGMAAAAAIASSKKRKRPHSFETNPSVRKRHQNRLLRKLRQTIEEFATRVGQQAVVLVATPGKPNTSYRVFGAKPLEDVVRNLRCMIMEELENALAQQFGLGGCPQAPPPPQDDPSLFELPPLIIDGIPTPVEKMTQAQLRAFIPLMLKYSMVRGKPGWGRESTRPPWWPKDLPWANVRMDARSEDEKQKMSWTHALRQIVINCYKYHGREDLLPAFNEEEDDKGPPTQPISACMPGASSNSSSGSGSGRGQSSAVLSSSQVCIDQMTLADVDMSQYAPAVLQTITNPDGTVSLIQVDPNSPIITLPDGTTAQVIHSGTDGSGVVQALDGDGAVAVDLNAVAEATLNHDGQIILTGEDGHGYPVSVSGVITVPVSASVYQSMVASMQQQDGVCMAPLVQMEQNGEGLEAISMGGGVAQVMLQGNGETQVLQVLSLKDATVLTKAMQQVKSEREAVATDS
- the ewg gene encoding DNA-binding protein Ewg isoform X1, whose product is MNSAVSTEDMDMAEEDMSQVDGCGLSGGSEDEDECVSSPAGSGYDDSADVIKNAMSDEVTKQLAAAGPVGMAAAAAIASSKKRKRPHSFETNPSVRKRHQNRLLRKLRQTIEEFATRVGQQAVVLVATPGKPNTSYRVFGAKPLEDVVRNLRCMIMEELENALAQQFGLGGCPQAPPPPQDDPSLFELPPLIIDGIPTPVEKMTQAQLRAFIPLMLKYSMVRGKPGWGRESTRPPWWPKDLPWANVRMDARSEDEKQKMSWTHALRQIVINCYKYHGREDLLPAFNEEEDDKGPPTQPISACMPGASSNSSSGSGSGRGQSSAVLSSSQVCIDQMTLADVDMSQYAPAVLQTITNPDGTVSLIQVDPNSPIITLPDGTTAQVVSIHSGTDGSGVVQALDGDGAVAVDLNAVAEATLNHDGQIILTGEDGHGYPVSVSGVITVPVSASVYQSMVASMQQQDGVCMAPLVQMEQNGEGLEAISMGGGVAQVMLQGNGETQVLQVLSLKDATVLTKAMQQVKSEREAVATDS
- the ewg gene encoding DNA-binding protein Ewg isoform X3, which produces MNSAVSTEDMDMAEEDMSQVDGCGLSGGSEDEDECVSSPAGSGYDDSADVIKNAMSDEVTKQLAAAGPVGMAAAAAIASSKKRKRPHSFETNPSVRKRHQNRLLRKLRQTIEEFATRVGQQAVVLVATPGKPNTSYRVFGAKPLEDVVRNLRCMIMEELENALAQQAPPPPQDDPSLFELPPLIIDGIPTPVEKMTQAQLRAFIPLMLKYSMVRGKPGWGRESTRPPWWPKDLPWANVRMDARSEDEKQKMSWTHALRQIVINCYKYHGREDLLPAFNEEEDDKGPPTQPISACMPGASSNSSSGSGSGRGQSSAVLSSSQVCIDQMTLADVDMSQYAPAVLQTITNPDGTVSLIQVDPNSPIITLPDGTTAQVVSIHSGTDGSGVVQALDGDGAVAVDLNAVAEATLNHDGQIILTGEDGHGYPVSVSGVITVPVSASVYQSMVASMQQQDGVCMAPLVQMEQNGEGLEAISMGGGVAQVMLQGNGETQVLQVLSLKDATVLTKAMQQVKSEREAVATDS
- the ewg gene encoding DNA-binding protein Ewg isoform X4 gives rise to the protein MNSAVSTEDMDMAEEDMSQVDGCGLSGGSEDEDECVSSPAGSGYDDSADVIKNAMSDEVTKQLAAAGPVGMAAAAAIASSKKRKRPHSFETNPSVRKRHQNRLLRKLRQTIEEFATRVGQQAVVLVATPGKPNTSYRVFGAKPLEDVVRNLRCMIMEELENALAQQFGLGGCPQAPPPPQDDPSLFELPPLIIDGIPTPVEKMTQAQLRAFIPLMLKYSMVRGKPGWGRESTRPPWWPKDLPWANVRMDARSEDEKQKMSWTHALRQIVINCYKYHGREDLLPAFNEEEDDKGPPTQPMSQYAPAVLQTITNPDGTVSLIQVDPNSPIITLPDGTTAQVVSIHSGTDGSGVVQALDGDGAVAVDLNAVAEATLNHDGQIILTGEDGHGYPVSVSGVITVPVSASVYQSMVASMQQQDGVCMAPLVQMEQNGEGLEAISMGGGVAQVMLQGNGETQVLQVLSLKDATVLTKAMQQVKSEREAVATDS